Genomic window (Kosakonia sp. BYX6):
GCGCGGAAGAAATGGCGGAAGAGCGCATTCTCGACGTGCTGATCCCCCCGGCGAAAAACAACTGGGGCCAGCCAGAACAGGCCGCTGAACCTTCTGCTGCGCGTCAATCGTTTCGCAAAAAACTGCGCGAAGGCCAGCTCGATGATAAAGAGATTGAAATCGATCTCGCCGCTGCGCCGATGGGCGTAGAAATCATGGCGCCTCCGGGCATGGAAGAGATGACCAACCAGCTGCAATCCATGTTTCAGAACCTGGGTGGCCAGAAGCAGAAGCCGCGTAAGCTGAAAATCAAAGACGCGATGAAGCTGCTGATTGAAGAAGAAGCGGCGAAACTGGTGAACCCGGAAGAGCTGAAGCAGGAAGCCATCGACGCAGTTGAGCAGCACGGCATCGTGTTTATCGACGAAATCGACAAAATCTGTAAGCGTGGCGGCAACACGTCCGGCCCGGACGTTTCCCGCGAAGGCGTACAGCGCGACCTGCTGCCGCTGGTAGAAGGCTGCACCGTATCGACCAAGCACGGCATGGTGAAAACTGACCATATCCTGTTTATCGCTTCTGGCGCATTCCAGGTTGCCAGTCCGTCGGATCTGATCCCGGAGCTGCAAGGCCGTTTACCTATTCGCGTTGAGTTGCAGGCGCTGACCGCCGAAGATTTCGAACGCATTCTGACCGAGCCAAATGCCTCTGTGACCGTACAGTACAAAGCGCTGATGGCGACCGAAGGCGTGAACATTGAGTTCACCGACGACGGCATCAAGCGCATCGCTCAGGCGGCATGGCAGGTGAACGAATCCACAGAAAACATCGGTGCGCGTCGTTTGCATACGGTGCTGGAACGTTTGATGGAAGATATCTCTTATGACGCCAGCGATCTGGGCGGCGAGACAATCACCATTGATGCAGACTATGTGAGTAAGCATCTTGATGCTTTAGTGGCGGATGAAGATCTGAGCCGTTTTATCTTATAATCCCGGTCACAACGTTTTCATCACACTCGATGGGGGCTTTTGCCCCCATTTTTGTTGGCCAAAATTATGAACGAAACGCAATCTCTGAGCCTTACCCAGGCGTGGCTGGAAAGCCTGCGACCTAAAACATTACCGCTGGCGTTCGCTGCGATTGTTGTCGGTACCGTGCTGGCGTGGTGGCAGGGTTATTTCGATCCGCTGGTCGCCATGCTTGCGCTGATCACTGCCGGTTTGCTGCAAATTCTCTCCAATCTCGCCAATGATTACGGTGACGCGGTAAAAGGCAGCGATAAGCCCGATCGCATCGGGCCGTTGCGTGGCATGCAGAAAGGAGCCATCTCGCTGGCGCAAATGAAACGCGCGCTGATGATTGTGATTGCGCTGAGCTGCATCTCCGGGTTGCTGCTGGTCACGGCGGCAACGCAAACCATGGCGGATTTTATTGGCTTCCTGGTACTTGGAGGGTTGTCGATTATCGCCGCCATCACTTATACCGTTGGCAAACGCCCTTACGGCTATCTTGGTCTTGGCGATATTTCTGTGCTGATTTTCTTCGGCTGGATAAGCGTCGTGGGAAGCTGGTATTTGCAGGCGCATATGCTCATTCCGGCGGTGATTCTACCCGCGACCGCCTGCGGTTTACTGGCGACGGCGGTGCTGAATATCAACAATTTGCGCGATATCGAAAGCGATCGTGAAAATGGTAAAAACACGCTGGTGGTGCGTTTAGGGCCAATCAACGCCCGCCGTTATCATGCTGGTTTGCTGATCGGCGCGCTACTGTGCCTGGCGCTGTTCAATCTGTTTTCGTTGCAAAGCCTTTGGGGCTGGCTGTTCGTGCTGGCGGCGCCGCTACTGATCAAGCAGGCGCGCTTTGTGCTGCGCGAACGCGACCCGCGTGCCATGCCGCCGATGCTTGAGCGGACGGTCAAAGGCGCGCTGCTGACTAATCTCTTGTTTGTATTAGGGATTATTTTGAGCCAGCAGAATTTTTAACAGGAAAAAGACGAATTAAAAATTGATGGTTTTGCCAACAGTGCGTTATGCGCGATATACTGACGATTCTCGCAGCAACTGAACGTTAATCCTATGAAATACGATACTTCTGAGCTTTGTGATATCTACCAGGAAGAGATCAACGTTGTTGAACCGCTGTTCTCCAATTTTGGTGGGCGGTCGTCTTTTGGCGGACAAATCATCACGGTGAAATGTTTCGAGGATAACGGGTTGCTCTATGATCTGCTCGAACAGAATGGTCGTGGGCGTGTCCTGCTGGTTGACGGTGGCGGTTCAATGCGCCGCGCGTTAATCGACGCAGATCTCGCACGCATTGCGGTGCAAAACGAGTGGGAAGGCATGGTGATTTACGGCGCGGTGCGCCAGGTGGATGACCTTGAAGAGCTGGATATTGGCATTCAGGCGATTGCCGCCATTCCGGTTGGCGCAGTGGGCGAAGGCATTGGCGAAAGCGACGTGCGCGTGAACTTCGGCGGCGTGACCTTCTTCTCCGGCGACCATCTTTATGCCGACAATACCGGCATTATCCTTTCCGAAGATCCCCTCGATATCGAGTAAAAAAAGGGTGCCTGATGGCACCCTTTTTTATGTGTTATCGGATGGCGCTTCGCCTATCCGACCTACCCGATGATTACGCGAAAGATAACGCGTAATCAGACTTCTTCCATGCGGCCTAACAGCGCTTGCAAACGCTCCTGCCAGCCGTGCTGCTGTTCTCTCAGCTGGCTATTTTCGCGCTCCAGCTCTTCACGGCTATGCTGTGCGGACTGAACATCCTGTGCCAGACTGTTGTTTTTCTCTTTCAGTTCTTCGATTTCCATCTGCAACAGCGTGATGGTATCAATCGCCTGCTGCACTTTTGCTTCCAATTTCTCAAACACTTCTAATGACATAGTCATACCTCTCCTGAGTTGCAAGGCGTTGATGGATAAACACTTTATTCTTAAGGTTGCAGGCATATTTGCCACCTGCAACTTAAATGCGTTTCCTCGTCCCGAATACCGGCGACGCCTTAAAAAAATGGGCGAATTTCGCTAGTGATCGATTGTATGAATCGCGCCTCCCCCTGTCCAGCGCGGAGCCTTGCTGTTTGCGCTTTGCAACACTTTTCATCCTCATCCTGGTGCAATGCCGCGCTCTACCACTAAATTGTTAATGCCAGGGTTACAAAAATGATTCAGCTCACGTTTCGAACTGGCGCAAAAACACATCTCAGCGCTCGAAAACGCTCATTTTATGACGCAGTACACACATTTTAATTTCGATATTTCTCGTTTTTGCTCGTTAACGATAAATTAACACTATGTCTACACGACATCATGGGGCGATGTTTCCCCTATGCATACAATAACCATTAAACTTTTGCAGGATCCGATTATGAGTCAGACATCAACCTTAAAAGGCCAGTGCATCGCCGAGTTTCTCGGTACCGGGTTGTTGATTTTCTTCGGTGTGGGATGTGTCGCGGCATTAAAAGTGGCGGGCGCCACCTTTGGCCAATGGGAAATCAGTATCATCTGGGGTCTGGGCGTGGCAATGTCCATCTACCTGACCGCTGGGGTTTCCGGTGCGCATCTTAACCCGGCGGTAACAATCGCATTGTGGCTTTTCGCAAGCTTTGACGGACGCAAAGTTGTTCCCTTCATCATTTCTCAATTTGCCGGTGCGTTTTGCGCGGCAGCACTTGTTTACGGGCTTTACTACAATCTTTTTCTCGATTTCGAACAAACGCACAACATGGTGCGCGGCAGTGTCGAAAGTCTTGACCTGGCTGGCATCTTTTCAACGTACCCGAACCCGCACATCAATTTTGTGCAGGCCTTCGCAGTTGAGATGGTGATTACCGCTATTCTGATGGGCGTCATTATGGCGCTCGGCGATGACGGCAACGGCATCCCGCGTGGGCCGCTGGCTCCGCTGCTGATTGGTCTGCTGATTGCGATTATCGGCGCGTCAATGGGCCCACTGACTGGCTTCGCCATGAACCCGGCGCGTGACCTCGGGCCGAAAACGTTCGCCTGGCTCGCCGGCTGGGGCAATGTCGCCTTTACCGGTGGCAAAGATATTCCCTACTTCCTCGTGCCGATGTTCGGCCCGGTGGTAGGCGCGGCGCTTGGCGCGTTCGGTTATCGTAAGCTGATTGCTCGCCATCTGCCGACGGGAACCAGTGAGGCCGCCGAAGAAAAAGGCACGGCCTCCACGACCACGACTCAACAAAAAGCTTCGCTGTAATGTGACTACGGGATTCTAACCATGACTGACAAAAAATATATCGTTGCGCTCGATCAGGGCACTACCAGCTCCCGCGCCGTTGTGATGGATCACGATGCCAACATCATCAGCGTCTCACAGCGCGAATTCGAACAAATTTATCCTAAGCCAGGCTGGGTTGAGCATGACCCGATGGAAATCTGGGCCTCGCAAAGTTCCACGCTGGTGGAAGTGCTAGCGAAAGCGGATATCAATTCCGACGAGATTGCCGCTATCGGCATCACCAACCAGCGTGAAACCGCGATTGTCTGGGAACGTGAAACCGGCAAACCGATTTACAACGCCATCGTCTGGCAGTGCCGCCGTACCGCGGAGATTTGCGAGCAGCTTAAACGCGACGGCATGGAAGAGTACGTCCGCAACACCACCGGCCTGGTGATTGACCCATACTTCTCCGGCACCAAAGTGAAATGGATCCTCGACCATGTTGAAGGCTCCCGCGAGCGCGCTAAGCGTGGCGAACTGCTATTTGGCACCGTCGATACCTGGCTTATCTGGAAAATGACCCAGGGACGCGTTCACGTAACCGACTACACCAACGCCTCGCGTACCATGCTGTTCAACATCCACGAGCTGGATTGGGACGACAAAATGCTGGACGCGCTGGATATTCCGCGCGCCATGCTGCCGGAAGTGCATAAATCCTCTGAAGTGTACGGCCAGACTAATATCGGTGGTAAAGGCGGCACGCGTATTCCTATCGCCGGGATCGCCGGTGACCAGCAAGCGGCGCTGTTTGGCCAGCTGTGCGTGAAAGAGGGGATGGCGAAAAATACCTACGGTACCGGCTGCTTTATGCTGATGAACACTGGCGAAAAAGCGGTGAAATCCGAGCATGGCCTGCTGACCACCATCGGTTGTGGCCCGAGGGGCGAAGTGAATTACGCCCTGGAAGGCGCGGTGTTTATGGCCGGTGCGTCCATTCAGTGGCTGCGTGACGAGATGAAACTGATTAGCGATGCGTTCGACTCCGAATACTTTGCCACCAAAGTGAAAGACACCAATGGTGTATACGTGGTACCGGCCTTTACCGGCCTCGGCGCGCCCTATTGGGATCCGTATGCGCGTGGTGCCATTTTCGGTCTGACGCGCGGTGTGAACGCCAACCACATTATTCGCGCCACGCTGGAATCTATCGCTTACCAGACCCGCGATGTGCTGGAAGCGATGCAGGCTGATTCCGGCATCCGCTTACACGCCCTGCGCGTGGACGGCGGTGCGGTAGCGAACAACTTCCTGATGCAGTTCCAGTCCGATATTCTCGGCACCCGCGTGGAACGCCCGGAAGTGCGTGAAGTCACCGCGCTCGGCGCGGCGTACCTTGCCGGTCTGGCGGTCGGTTTCTGGCAGAATCTGGATGAACTGCAAGAAAAAGCGGTCATCGAGCGTGAATTCCGCCCAGGCATCGAAACAACCGAACGTAACTACCGTTACAGCGGCTGGAAAAAAGCGGTGAAACGCGCGCTGGCGTGGGAAGAGCACGACGAGTAATTTGCCCCAACGATGCCCTCTCTTCAGTGGGGAGAGGGCATCTGCCCAATCAACCCTCACCTTCTCGCTGTGATAAACTTCGCCCAATTTCTTTCACTATAGAGTTTGTTATGAGACGAGAACTTGCCATCGAATTCTCCCGTGTTACCGAGGCTGCGGCGCTGGCTGGCTACAAATGGCTGGGGCGCGGCGACAAAAACACGGCGGACGGCGCAGCGGTACACGCTATGCGCATCATGCTCAATCAGGTCAACATTGACGGCACGATCGTCATTGGCGAAGGCGAAATTGACGAAGCGCCAATGCTGTTTATTGGCGAAAAAGTCGGTACCGGCAAAGGCGACGCGGTCGATATCGCGGTCGATCCGATTGAAGGCACGCGCATGACGGCAATGGGCCAGGCGAACGCGCTGGCGGTGTTAGCGGTTGGCGATAAAGGCTGCTTCCTGAACGCGCCAGATATGTACATGGAAAAACTGATTGTCGGCCCCGGCGCGAAAGGCGCAATCGATTTGAATCTGCCGCTGGCCGATAACCTGCGTAACGTCGCAACCGCGTTGAACAAACCGCTCAGCGAGTTGACGGTCACGATTCTTGCTAAACCGCGCCACGACGCGATTATCGCCGAGATGCAACGGCTTGGCGTGCGCGTCTTTGCCATTCCCGACGGTGATGTCGCTGCGTCTATTCTTACCTGTATGCCGGATAGCGAAGTCGATGTGCTGTACGGTATTGGCGGCGCGCCAGAAGGTGTGGTGTCGGCGGCGGTGATCCGCGCGCTCGATGGCGATATGCAAGGCCGCCTGTTGGCGCGCCATCAGGTGAAAGGTGACAGCGAAGAGAACCGTCGCATCGGCGAGCATGAATTAAAACGCTGTCGCGGTATGGGGATTGAAGCGGGCAACGTACTGCAACTGGACGATATGGCGCGCAGCGACAATGTGATTTTCTCGGCAACGGGCATCACCAAAGGTGATCTGCTGGATGGCATCACCCGTAAAGGCAATATCGCTACCACCGAAACGCTGCTGATCCGTGGCAAATCGCGCACAATTCGCCGCATTCAATCTATTCACTACCTGGATCGGAAAGACCCGGACGTACAACGACACATACTGTAGGTCTATTTGTTCAATTGAGCTTTCCGGCCCCCACGGGCTGGAAATCTCAGGCAACAGGCACCAGGATAAGGCAACGCGACAGGACAGGAGAAAACCATGGCGGATTGGGTAACAGGAAAAGTCACAAAGGTAGAGTTCTGGACCGATGCGCTATTCAGCCTCACCGTTCATGCCCCTATTCACCCCTTCACTGCCGGACAATTCGCCAAGCTTGGGCTGGAGATTGACGGTGAGCGCGTACAGCGCGCTTACTCTTATGTGAATGCGCCGAGCAACCCCGATTTAGAGTTCTATCTCGTTACCGTACCGGAAGGGAAACTGAGCCCGCGCCTGGCCGCATTGCAACCGGGAGATGACATCTTAATCGTCAGCGAAGCCGCCGGCTTTTTTGTCCTTGAAGAAGTGCCGGATTGCGACACACTGTGGATGCTGGCGACGGGTACTGCCATCGGGCCTTATCTGTCGATTCTGCAAGAAGGCAAGGATCTGGATCGCTTCAAAAACCTCGTGCTGCTACACGCGGTGCGCTACGCGGCGGATTTGAGTTATTTACCGCTGATGCTGGAGCTGCAAAAGCGCTACGAAGGCAAATTGCGGATTCAAACGGTTGTCAGCCGGGAGACAATTTCAGGTTCGCTGACCGGGCGCGTACCGGCCCTGATTGAAAGTGGCGCGCTGGAAGACGCGGTCGGGCTGCCGATGAACGCCAACACCAGCCATGTGATGCTGTGCGGCAACCCGCAGATGGTGCGTGATACCACACAACTGCTGAAAGATACCCGGCAGATGACCAAACACCTTCGTCGCCGTCCGGGGCATATCACCGCTGAACATTACTGGTGATCAGCGGTACTTCACGTCCAACGTCTCTTTACCGTATTTATTTTCCCCCTGGGTGCCGACAAACGCGCCCAGGTCAATCAACATCATCACGATGATCACGACCGGAATCAGGCGTCCCACCGCCCATTCCAGCGGGCCGCTTAACATTTCCCAGTGACCGGAAAGCAGCATCCACGCCAACACCATCAAAAATCCCCATGCGCCGTGGCGACCGCGATCGTGCAAGCGTTTCACCATCACACAGGCTGTTGGCCAAACCAGGCAGACGAGGATAAAGGCCGCCATCTGGAAATCGAGCATGCCGCCATTCGCCAGTGTGAACAGCGCCGTCATACTCAGCACCCACAGGATAATCCACACCCAAAAATCGCGGCGTCCAATGCGCCCTTTAAAAGAGAACAACCACTGCTGCATGCCCATGTAAGGTTCCTTATTATCGTAGTGCCGGGTAGTTTACCCTGGCGACGGGAGTTTTTGACAAGCCAGCCCGATATCGTTTTAATCGTGAGCACACTTACAGAGGACGATGTGAATGAAAACACGGCGTTATCCGTTTTGGCTGCTTTTATCCGCGCTGGTGTTCAGCTCGCAACTCCAGGCGGAAGAAGTTCCTCCCGTCGTCACCGCGCCCTATCTGTTGCCAGGCGCACCGACTTTTGACCAATCTATCAGCCAGTTTCGGGAAAAATTTAATGTTGATAACCCGACGCTGATGCTCAGCGAATTCCGTGCGGTGGATGGGCGAAACGAACCGGCGAACCTGACGCGAGCGGCAACCAAGATCAATGAGTATCTGTATGCGTCGACGGCGCTGGAGCGCGGTACGCTGAAAATAAAATCGATGCAGATAACCTGGCTGCCGGTGCAGGGGCCGGAGCAAAAAGCGGCGAAAGCGAAAGCGCAGGAGTACATGACCGCGTTTATCCGCGCGTTTTCGCCGGCGATGACCGTCGTGCAAAGTACGCAAAAACTGCAAAAGTTGCTGACCAATGGCAAAAACAAACCGTATTACGCGGAAACAGAAGGTGCGATTCGCTATGTTGTTGCAGATAACGGGGAAAAGGGGCTGACCTTCGCTGTTGAACCGATTAAGCTGACGCTATCTGAACCTCTGGATGAGAACAATAAATGACAAAAAGCAAAGCCTTTCAGGGGATGAATCTCTATACTGTTTCACAGACCATGCTGCCCTGAAGGGCGGCCATCTTCCTTAATTCGCCAAGCGCGTGGAGAGTAAAAATGCGACATCCTTTAGTGATGGGTAACTGGAAACTGAACGGCAGCCGCCACATGGTAAACGAACTGGTTGCGAACCTGCGTACCGAGCTGGCTGGTGTAACGGGTTGTGCAGTTTCAATTGCCCCGCCGGACCTGTACCTGGATCTGGCGAAACATGCTGCTGACGGCAGCCACATCATCCTGGGCGCACAGAACGTTGACGTAAATCTGTCTGGCGCATTCACCGGCGAAACCTCTGCCGAAATGCTGAAAGATATCGGCGCGAAATACATCATCATCGGTCACTCTGAGCGTCGTACTTATCACGCTGAATCCGATGAATTTATCGCAAAAAAATTCGCGGTACTGAAAGCGCAAGGCCTGACGCCGGTTCTGTGCATCGGTGAAACCGAAGCAGAAAACGAAGCGGGCAAAACCGAAGAAGTGTGCGCACGCCAGATCGACGCGGTGCTGAAAACTCAGGGTGCGAGCGCG
Coding sequences:
- the tpiA gene encoding triose-phosphate isomerase yields the protein MRHPLVMGNWKLNGSRHMVNELVANLRTELAGVTGCAVSIAPPDLYLDLAKHAADGSHIILGAQNVDVNLSGAFTGETSAEMLKDIGAKYIIIGHSERRTYHAESDEFIAKKFAVLKAQGLTPVLCIGETEAENEAGKTEEVCARQIDAVLKTQGASAFEGAVIAYEPVWAIGTGKSATPAQAQAVHKFIRDHIAKADAKVAEQVIIQYGGSVNAGNAAELFTQPDIDGALVGGASLKADAFAVIVKAAEAAKQA
- the menA gene encoding 1,4-dihydroxy-2-naphthoate polyprenyltransferase: MNETQSLSLTQAWLESLRPKTLPLAFAAIVVGTVLAWWQGYFDPLVAMLALITAGLLQILSNLANDYGDAVKGSDKPDRIGPLRGMQKGAISLAQMKRALMIVIALSCISGLLLVTAATQTMADFIGFLVLGGLSIIAAITYTVGKRPYGYLGLGDISVLIFFGWISVVGSWYLQAHMLIPAVILPATACGLLATAVLNINNLRDIESDRENGKNTLVVRLGPINARRYHAGLLIGALLCLALFNLFSLQSLWGWLFVLAAPLLIKQARFVLRERDPRAMPPMLERTVKGALLTNLLFVLGIILSQQNF
- the glpX gene encoding class II fructose-bisphosphatase; its protein translation is MRRELAIEFSRVTEAAALAGYKWLGRGDKNTADGAAVHAMRIMLNQVNIDGTIVIGEGEIDEAPMLFIGEKVGTGKGDAVDIAVDPIEGTRMTAMGQANALAVLAVGDKGCFLNAPDMYMEKLIVGPGAKGAIDLNLPLADNLRNVATALNKPLSELTVTILAKPRHDAIIAEMQRLGVRVFAIPDGDVAASILTCMPDSEVDVLYGIGGAPEGVVSAAVIRALDGDMQGRLLARHQVKGDSEENRRIGEHELKRCRGMGIEAGNVLQLDDMARSDNVIFSATGITKGDLLDGITRKGNIATTETLLIRGKSRTIRRIQSIHYLDRKDPDVQRHIL
- the rraA gene encoding ribonuclease E activity regulator RraA, with the translated sequence MKYDTSELCDIYQEEINVVEPLFSNFGGRSSFGGQIITVKCFEDNGLLYDLLEQNGRGRVLLVDGGGSMRRALIDADLARIAVQNEWEGMVIYGAVRQVDDLEELDIGIQAIAAIPVGAVGEGIGESDVRVNFGGVTFFSGDHLYADNTGIILSEDPLDIE
- the hslU gene encoding HslU--HslV peptidase ATPase subunit — translated: MSEMTPREIVSELNKHIIGQDAAKRSVAIALRNRWRRMQLDEELRHEVTPKNILMIGPTGVGKTEIARRLAKLANAPFIKVEATKFTEVGYVGKEVDSIIRDLTDAAVKMVRIQSIDKNRYRAEEMAEERILDVLIPPAKNNWGQPEQAAEPSAARQSFRKKLREGQLDDKEIEIDLAAAPMGVEIMAPPGMEEMTNQLQSMFQNLGGQKQKPRKLKIKDAMKLLIEEEAAKLVNPEELKQEAIDAVEQHGIVFIDEIDKICKRGGNTSGPDVSREGVQRDLLPLVEGCTVSTKHGMVKTDHILFIASGAFQVASPSDLIPELQGRLPIRVELQALTAEDFERILTEPNASVTVQYKALMATEGVNIEFTDDGIKRIAQAAWQVNESTENIGARRLHTVLERLMEDISYDASDLGGETITIDADYVSKHLDALVADEDLSRFIL
- a CDS encoding DUF805 domain-containing protein; amino-acid sequence: MGMQQWLFSFKGRIGRRDFWVWIILWVLSMTALFTLANGGMLDFQMAAFILVCLVWPTACVMVKRLHDRGRHGAWGFLMVLAWMLLSGHWEMLSGPLEWAVGRLIPVVIIVMMLIDLGAFVGTQGENKYGKETLDVKYR
- a CDS encoding MIP/aquaporin family protein, whose translation is MSQTSTLKGQCIAEFLGTGLLIFFGVGCVAALKVAGATFGQWEISIIWGLGVAMSIYLTAGVSGAHLNPAVTIALWLFASFDGRKVVPFIISQFAGAFCAAALVYGLYYNLFLDFEQTHNMVRGSVESLDLAGIFSTYPNPHINFVQAFAVEMVITAILMGVIMALGDDGNGIPRGPLAPLLIGLLIAIIGASMGPLTGFAMNPARDLGPKTFAWLAGWGNVAFTGGKDIPYFLVPMFGPVVGAALGAFGYRKLIARHLPTGTSEAAEEKGTASTTTTQQKASL
- a CDS encoding DUF1454 family protein; the protein is MKTRRYPFWLLLSALVFSSQLQAEEVPPVVTAPYLLPGAPTFDQSISQFREKFNVDNPTLMLSEFRAVDGRNEPANLTRAATKINEYLYASTALERGTLKIKSMQITWLPVQGPEQKAAKAKAQEYMTAFIRAFSPAMTVVQSTQKLQKLLTNGKNKPYYAETEGAIRYVVADNGEKGLTFAVEPIKLTLSEPLDENNK
- the glpK gene encoding glycerol kinase GlpK gives rise to the protein MTDKKYIVALDQGTTSSRAVVMDHDANIISVSQREFEQIYPKPGWVEHDPMEIWASQSSTLVEVLAKADINSDEIAAIGITNQRETAIVWERETGKPIYNAIVWQCRRTAEICEQLKRDGMEEYVRNTTGLVIDPYFSGTKVKWILDHVEGSRERAKRGELLFGTVDTWLIWKMTQGRVHVTDYTNASRTMLFNIHELDWDDKMLDALDIPRAMLPEVHKSSEVYGQTNIGGKGGTRIPIAGIAGDQQAALFGQLCVKEGMAKNTYGTGCFMLMNTGEKAVKSEHGLLTTIGCGPRGEVNYALEGAVFMAGASIQWLRDEMKLISDAFDSEYFATKVKDTNGVYVVPAFTGLGAPYWDPYARGAIFGLTRGVNANHIIRATLESIAYQTRDVLEAMQADSGIRLHALRVDGGAVANNFLMQFQSDILGTRVERPEVREVTALGAAYLAGLAVGFWQNLDELQEKAVIEREFRPGIETTERNYRYSGWKKAVKRALAWEEHDE
- the fpr gene encoding ferredoxin--NADP(+) reductase, translating into MADWVTGKVTKVEFWTDALFSLTVHAPIHPFTAGQFAKLGLEIDGERVQRAYSYVNAPSNPDLEFYLVTVPEGKLSPRLAALQPGDDILIVSEAAGFFVLEEVPDCDTLWMLATGTAIGPYLSILQEGKDLDRFKNLVLLHAVRYAADLSYLPLMLELQKRYEGKLRIQTVVSRETISGSLTGRVPALIESGALEDAVGLPMNANTSHVMLCGNPQMVRDTTQLLKDTRQMTKHLRRRPGHITAEHYW
- the zapB gene encoding septal ring assembly protein ZapB — encoded protein: MTMSLEVFEKLEAKVQQAIDTITLLQMEIEELKEKNNSLAQDVQSAQHSREELERENSQLREQQHGWQERLQALLGRMEEV